Proteins co-encoded in one Scylla paramamosain isolate STU-SP2022 chromosome 43, ASM3559412v1, whole genome shotgun sequence genomic window:
- the LOC135093552 gene encoding kinetochore protein NDC80 homolog isoform X1, producing the protein MSTLFLMSFLITSSEDIGVLSTDFARNSGIDTSTRKETRYVNDPAHKTQCINKIMEFLSSRGKSYQRRTLLTPTTNDFKDIFNFIYQHLDHSYTLPPRF; encoded by the exons ATGAGTACTTTATTCTTGATGAGTTTCCTGATAACTTCTTCAGAGGATATAGGAGT ATTGTCCACAGACTTTGCCCGCAACTCTGGCATAGACACCTCCACTCGGAAAGAGACACGATACGTTAATGACCCGGCCCACAAGACTCAGTGCATCAACAAGATCATGGAGTTCCTTAGCAGCAGAGGGAAGTCATACCAACGTCGTACTCTCCTTACTCCCACCACTAATGactttaaggatatttttaat ttcatcTATCAGCATTTGGACCACAGCTATACACTGCCCCCTAGATTTTAA
- the LOC135093552 gene encoding uncharacterized protein LOC135093552 isoform X2, with protein sequence MVDFVHINSIMDSSMPEDDLDNDTTSPLCVFIEAFKCSDDAEENACLEAHIEHIKAENNVSDSDMVELSEALEAKHHELESLPKVIDELKQLKQLF encoded by the exons ATGGTGGATTTTGTCCATATTAACTCCATCATGGACTCTTCAATGCCTGAAGATGATCTTGACAATGACACCACTAGTCCTCTATGTGTTTTCATAGAGGCTTTCAAGTGCAGTGATGATGCTGAAGAGAATGCTTGCCTTGAG GCACATATAGAACACATAAAGGCCGAGAATAATGTGAGTGACAGTGATATGGTGGAACTCAGTGAAGCTCTAGAAGCAAAACACCATGAACTGGAATCTCTGCCCAAGGTTATCGATGAACTGAAGCAGCTCAAGCAAT TATTCTGA